Proteins encoded in a region of the Pelmatolapia mariae isolate MD_Pm_ZW linkage group LG6, Pm_UMD_F_2, whole genome shotgun sequence genome:
- the LOC134629591 gene encoding NLR family CARD domain-containing protein 3-like isoform X2 — translation MDQCEDREEGVPPSKTTLCGEHESQPKAQRNQPGPPPRKPDKSKSPPIEDQPVSAAERTHGSPAGPEAGPSCVSLKSDQSRHEPIDFKDQQVSAAERVDQQSSEVPTGQSAHQTHLDSIFMLLEDNIITFVKNELKKIQKVLSPDYPECLESQREDDEQRSRSREAFVKITLDFLRRLNEEELADRLQRKIPPEGFQHHFKSVMKKKFQCVFEGIAKAGNPTLLNEIYTELYTTEGGTAEVNDEHEVRQIETASRKPDRPETTIRQEDIFKASPGRGEPIRTVLTKGVAGIGKTVLTQKFTLDWAEGKANQDFQFIFPFTFRELNVLREEKFSLVELVHHFFTETKEAGICSFEDFQVVFIFDGLDECRPPLDFHKTTILTDPRKSTSVDVLLINLIRGNLLPAARLWITTRPAAANQIPPGFVHMVTEVRGFTDPQKKEYFRKRIRDKTQSSRIISHIKTSRSLHIMCHIPVFCWITATVLEDVLKTREGGQLPKTLSKIYIHFLVVQAKVKKVKYDGGAETDPHWSPESRKMIESLGKLAFDQLHKGNLIFYESDLTECGIDIRAASVYSGVFTQIFKEERGLYQDKVFCFIHLSVQEFLAALHVHLTFINSGLNLLEEQQSTSKKSETRESTEKNFYQTAVNKALQSPNGHLDLFLRFLLGLSLQTNQTLLRGLLTQTGSSSQTNQETIQYIKKKLSENLSAEKSINLFHCLNELNDRSLVEEIQQSLRSGRLSADKLSPAQWSALVFILLSSENDLDVFDLKKYSTSEEALQRLLPVVKESNKALLSGCNLSERSCEVLSALNFQSSSLRELDLSNNDLRDSGVRLFSAGLKNPHCKLESLRLSGCNLSERSCEVLSALNFQSSSLRELDLSNNDLRDSGVRLFSAGLKNPHCKLESVSLSGCLITEDGCTSLASALSSNPSHLRELDLSYNHPGDSGMKLLSAGLKDPGWRLDTLRVEPAGVRWLTPGLRKSGLFVLSIRFLSTHNRHKHSEHKAQTV, via the exons atggatcagtgtgaggacagagaggagggagtccctccctctaaaaccactctgtgtggggaacatgagagccagcccaaagctcagag gaaccaacctggacctccacccagaAAGCCTGACAAGTCTAAAAGCCCTCCCATAGAAGACCAgcctgtgtctgctgcagagag GACCCATGGGAGTCCTGCTGGACCTGAAGCCGgacccagctgtgtgtccttaaagaGTGACCAGTCTAGACATGAGCCCATTGATTTTAAAGACCAGCAggtgtctgctgcagagag agtggaccagcagagctcagaggttcccactggtcagtctgcccatcaaacacacctggactccatatttatg ctgctggaggacaacatcatcacttttgtgaagaacgagctgaagaagatccagaaggttctgagtccagattacccagaatgcttagagagtcaaagggaggatgatgagcagaggagcagaagcagagaggcatttgtgaagatcacacTGGACTTCTTGAGGAGACTGAatgaggaggagctggctgaccgtcTGCAGCGCA aaATTCCCCCTGAAGGTTTTCAACATCATTTCAAGTCTGTcatgaagaagaagttccagtgtgtgtttgagggcatcgctaaagcaggaaacccaacccttctgaatgagatctacacagagctctacaccacagagggagggactgcagaggtcaatgatgaacatgaggtcagacagattgaaacagcatccaggaaaccagacagaccagaaacaacaatcagacaagaagacatctttaaagcctcacctggaagaggtgaaccaatcagaacagtgctgacaaagggagtggctggcattgggaaaactgTCCTAACACAGAAGTtcaccctggactgggctgaaggcaaagccaaccaggacttccagttcatatttccattcactttcagagagctgaatgtgctgagagaggaaaagttcagcttggtggagcttgttcatcacttctttactgaaaccaaagaagcaggaatctgcagctttgaagacttccaggttgtgttcatctttgatggtctggatgagtgtcgacctcctctggacttccacaaaactacaatcctgactgaccctagaaagtccacctcagtggatgtgctgctgataaacctcatcagagGGAACCTTCTTCCTgctgctcgcctctggataacaacacgacctgcagcagccaatcagatccctcctgggTTTGTTCACATGGTAACAGaagtcagagggttcactgacccacagaagaaggagtacttcaggaagagaatTAGAGATAAGACGCAgtccagcaggatcatctcccacatcaagacatcacgaagcctccacatcatgtgccacatcccagtcttctgctggatcactgctacagttctggaggatgtgctgaaaaccagagagggaggacagctgcccaagaccctgtcTAAGAtttacatccacttcctggtggttcaagccaaagtgaagaaggtcaagtatgatggaggagctgagacagatccacactggagtccagagagcaggaagatgattgagtctctgggaaaactggcttttgatcagctgcataaaggaaacctgatcttctatgaatcagacctgacagagtgtggcatcgatatcagagcagcctcagtgtactcaggagtgttcacacagatctttaaagaggagagaggactgtaccaggacaaggtgttctgcttcatccatctgagtgttcaggagtttctggctgctcttcatgtccatctgaccttcatcaactctggactcaatctgctggaagaacaacaaTCAACCTCTAAGAAGTCTGAAACAAGAGAATCTACAGAGAAAAACTTCTACCAAactgctgtgaacaaggccttacagagtccaaatggacacctggacttgttcctccgcttcctcctgggtctttcactgcagaccaatcagacccTCCTACGAggcctgctgacacagacaggaagtagctcacaaACCAATCAGGAAACGAtccagtacatcaagaagaagctcagtgagaatctgtctgcagagaaaagcatcaatctgttccactgtctgaatgaattaaatgatcgttctctagtggaggagatccagcagTCTCTGAGATCAGGACGTCTCTCCgcagataaactgtctcctgctcagtggtcagctctggtcttcatcttactgtcatcagaaaacgatctggatgtgtttgacctgaagaaatactctacttcagaggaggctcttcagaggctgctgccagtggtcaaagaatccaacaaagctct ATTGAGTGGCTGTAACctttcagagagaagctgtgaagttCTGTCTGCTCTCAACTTCCAGTCCTCTAGTCTCCGAGAGCTGGACCTAAGTAACAATGACCTGCGGGATTCAGGAGTGAGGCTTTTCTCTGCAGGACTGAAAAATCCACATTGTAAACTGGAATCTCTCAG ATTGAGTGGCTGTAACctttcagagagaagctgtgaagttCTGTCTGCTCTCAACTTCCAGTCCTCTAGTCTCCGAGAGCTGGACCTAAGTAACAATGACCTGCGGGATTCAGGAGTGAGGCTTTTCTCTGCAGGACTGAAAAATCCACATTGTAAACTGGAATCTGTCAG tctgtccggatgtctgatcacagaggacgGCTGTAcgtctctggcctcagctctgagctccaacccctcccatctgagagagctggacctgagctacaatcatccaggtgactcGGGAATGAAGCTCctgtcggctggactgaaggatccaggctggagactggacactctcag ggtggagcctgctggagtccgatggttgacacca